A genomic region of Rhodanobacter sp. contains the following coding sequences:
- a CDS encoding GH1 family beta-glucosidase, producing the protein MTQRYRFPDGFLWGAATSAYQIEGSPLADGAGPSIWQRFAHTPGMMANGDHGDVACDHYRRYRDDVQLMRALGLQSYRFSVNWARVLPEGTGRVNPKGLDFYSRLVDELLENGIAPNVTLFHWDLPAALDDRGGWLNRDIAHWFAEYAAIMFKALDDRVPQWSTLNEPWVVVDGGYLNGTLAPGHRSPFEAPLAAHNLMRASGAGIQAYRAHGKNAIGVVFNIEPKYPASDSAEDLAATRRANAYMNQQFADPALLGSYPAELAEVYGEAWPDFPADDFLLTRQLVDFVGLNYYTRAVVRHDASAFPLRATPVPQPQHTRTETGWEVYEQGLVDMLTGFRQRYGKIPLYITENGSAFYDPPTVDGELLHDPLRTDYLRKHLQAAHRAIEAGVDLRGYYAWSLMDNLEWSLGYAKRFGLYHVDFATQKRKPKATAKLYAQVIASHGEALDES; encoded by the coding sequence ATGACGCAACGTTACCGCTTTCCGGACGGCTTCCTCTGGGGCGCGGCCACTTCGGCCTACCAGATCGAGGGTTCGCCGCTGGCGGACGGTGCCGGCCCAAGCATCTGGCAGCGCTTTGCGCACACGCCGGGGATGATGGCGAACGGCGACCACGGCGACGTGGCCTGCGACCATTACCGCCGCTACCGGGACGACGTGCAACTGATGCGCGCGCTGGGCCTCCAGAGCTACCGCTTCAGCGTGAACTGGGCGCGCGTGCTGCCCGAGGGCACCGGCCGCGTCAATCCGAAAGGTTTGGACTTCTATTCGCGGCTGGTCGACGAGCTGCTGGAAAACGGCATCGCGCCGAACGTCACGCTGTTCCACTGGGACCTGCCGGCGGCGCTGGACGACCGCGGCGGCTGGCTCAACCGCGACATCGCGCACTGGTTCGCCGAGTACGCCGCCATCATGTTCAAGGCGCTGGACGACCGCGTGCCGCAATGGAGCACGCTCAACGAACCGTGGGTGGTGGTCGACGGCGGTTACTTGAACGGCACGCTGGCGCCCGGCCACCGCAGCCCGTTCGAGGCGCCGCTCGCCGCGCACAACCTGATGCGCGCCAGCGGCGCGGGCATCCAGGCGTATCGCGCGCACGGCAAAAATGCGATCGGCGTGGTGTTCAACATCGAGCCCAAGTATCCGGCCTCCGACAGTGCGGAAGACCTCGCCGCCACGCGCCGCGCCAACGCCTACATGAACCAGCAGTTCGCCGACCCGGCGCTGCTCGGCAGCTATCCCGCCGAGCTGGCCGAGGTGTACGGCGAGGCGTGGCCGGATTTCCCGGCGGACGACTTCCTGCTGACCAGGCAGCTGGTCGATTTCGTCGGCCTCAACTACTACACGCGCGCGGTGGTGCGGCACGACGCCAGCGCCTTTCCGCTGCGCGCCACGCCGGTGCCGCAGCCGCAGCACACGCGCACCGAAACCGGCTGGGAAGTGTACGAACAGGGCCTGGTCGACATGCTCACCGGCTTCCGCCAGCGCTACGGCAAGATCCCGCTCTACATCACCGAGAACGGCTCCGCTTTCTACGACCCGCCCACGGTGGACGGCGAGCTGCTGCACGATCCCCTGCGCACGGATTACCTGCGCAAGCACCTGCAGGCCGCGCACCGCGCCATCGAGGCCGGCGTGGATCTCCGCGGCTATTACGCGTGGTCGCTGATGGACAACCTGGAGTGGTCGCTGGGCTATGCCAAGCGCTTCGGCCTGTACCACGTCGACTTCGCCACGCAGAAGCGCAAGCCCAAGGCCACCGCGAAACTCTACGCGCAGGTGATCGCCAGCCATGGCGAAGCGCTGGACGAATCCTGA
- a CDS encoding cellulase family glycosylhydrolase, with product MKDTKTMLRRTAFYLLAAGLFAMGAAQAAPAAGDDVRITLDAKAPGTPFPHYWEQMFGSGRAVLALRDDYRKDLVAVKQATGFEYVRFHGIFDREVGLFQLGKNGQPFYNAADKSGADGQPVYNFSYVDQIYDGLLERGVRPFVELGFMPDAMTSDPKAIQDFWYRPNVAPPKDYALWDGMIRAFAKHLIARYGIDEVSQWYFEVWNEPNIGFWAGNPKMATYFTLYDHTARALKSVSPRLRVGGPATAQAAEVTDFLKHVHDAHVPVDFVSTHVYGDDTADNVFHTNENIPRKDMVCRAVDKVHKEVLASPYPKLPFIMSEFNASYANLPNVTDSVYMGPWLANTIRACAGKVDAMSYWSFSDVFEEGGVVRSPFYGGFGLIAEDRIPKPSFNAFAMLHKLGDVRLPVSSDSALATRRADGTLVLALWNYAPPVGDTASYTVGQPKGDVKHFELDLSSLPAHAAATLWRLDQTHGNVIAAFDKMGRPAFPSREQIAQLRKAGGMAAPEQVALHDGKLALDIPPQGLVVVEVR from the coding sequence ATGAAGGACACCAAGACGATGCTGCGACGTACCGCGTTTTACCTGCTGGCCGCGGGCCTGTTCGCGATGGGCGCGGCGCAGGCGGCACCGGCCGCCGGCGACGACGTGCGGATAACGCTCGACGCCAAGGCGCCGGGTACGCCGTTCCCGCACTACTGGGAGCAGATGTTCGGCTCCGGCCGCGCGGTGCTGGCGCTGCGCGACGACTACCGCAAGGACCTGGTTGCCGTGAAGCAGGCCACCGGTTTCGAGTACGTGCGTTTCCACGGCATCTTCGACCGCGAGGTGGGCCTGTTCCAGCTGGGCAAGAACGGCCAGCCGTTCTACAACGCGGCCGACAAGTCAGGCGCCGACGGCCAGCCCGTCTACAACTTCTCCTACGTGGACCAGATCTACGACGGCCTGCTGGAGCGCGGCGTGCGTCCCTTCGTGGAGCTGGGCTTCATGCCGGACGCGATGACGTCCGATCCCAAGGCCATCCAGGATTTCTGGTACCGCCCGAACGTGGCGCCGCCGAAGGACTACGCGCTGTGGGACGGCATGATCCGCGCCTTCGCGAAGCACCTGATCGCGCGCTATGGCATCGACGAAGTGTCGCAGTGGTACTTCGAGGTGTGGAACGAGCCGAACATCGGCTTCTGGGCCGGCAACCCCAAGATGGCCACCTACTTCACCCTGTACGACCACACCGCGCGCGCGCTGAAATCGGTGAGCCCGCGCCTGCGCGTGGGCGGCCCGGCCACGGCGCAGGCGGCGGAAGTCACCGACTTCCTCAAGCACGTGCACGACGCGCACGTGCCGGTGGATTTCGTCAGCACCCACGTCTACGGCGACGACACCGCCGACAACGTGTTTCACACCAACGAGAACATCCCGCGCAAGGACATGGTCTGCCGCGCGGTCGACAAGGTGCACAAGGAGGTGCTGGCTTCGCCGTACCCGAAGCTGCCCTTCATCATGAGCGAGTTCAACGCCTCCTACGCCAACCTGCCCAACGTCACCGACTCGGTGTACATGGGCCCGTGGCTGGCCAACACCATCCGCGCCTGCGCGGGCAAGGTGGACGCGATGAGCTACTGGTCGTTCTCCGACGTGTTCGAGGAAGGCGGCGTGGTGCGCTCGCCGTTCTACGGCGGCTTCGGCCTGATCGCGGAGGACCGCATCCCCAAGCCGTCCTTCAATGCCTTCGCGATGCTGCACAAGCTGGGCGACGTGCGCCTGCCGGTGTCCTCCGACTCCGCGCTGGCCACCCGCCGCGCCGACGGCACCCTGGTGCTGGCCCTGTGGAACTACGCGCCGCCGGTGGGCGATACCGCCAGCTACACGGTGGGCCAGCCGAAGGGCGACGTGAAGCATTTCGAGCTCGACCTGTCGTCGCTGCCGGCCCATGCCGCGGCCACGCTGTGGCGCCTGGACCAGACGCACGGCAACGTGATCGCCGCGTTCGACAAGATGGGGCGCCCGGCCTTCCCCTCGCGCGAGCAGATCGCGCAGTTGCGCAAGGCGGGCGGCATGGCCGCGCCCGAGCAGGTCGCGCTGCACGACGGCAAGCTCGCCCTCGACATTCCGCCGCAGGGCCTGGTGGTGGTCGAGGTGCGCTGA